Proteins encoded together in one Prunus dulcis chromosome 3, ALMONDv2, whole genome shotgun sequence window:
- the LOC117622403 gene encoding glutathione S-transferase F12-like — protein sequence MVVKVYGPVKAACPQRVMVCLLEKGVNFEIVDVNLEVGEQKQPQFLSRQPFGQVPAVEDGDFRLFESRAIIRYYAAKYADRGPNLLGTTLEEKALVDQWLEVEAHNFNDLVYTLVLQLLVLPRMGERGDVALVHACEEKLEKVFDVYEERLSKSSYLAGEAFTLADLSHLPGIRYLIDEAKLGHLVSERKNVNAWWKHISNRPAWKKLMSLASDY from the exons ATGGTTGTGAAAGTGTATGGTCCAGTCAAGGCAGCCTGCCCTCAGAGGGTTATGGTTTGTCTTTTGGAGAAAGGAGTGAATTTCGAAATTGTTGATGTTAATCTTGAGGTGGGAGAGCAAAAGCAACCTCAGTTCCTCTCCCGTCAG CCGTTTGGTCAAGTTCCAGCAGTAGAAGATGGTGATTTCAGGCTATTTG AATCTAGGGCTATTATCAGATACTACGCAGCCAAGTACGCCGACCGTGGTCCCAACCTATTGGGAACAACCCTGGAGGAGAAGGCTCTGGTGGATCAGTGGCTGGAAGTAGAAGCTCACAATTTCAATGACTTGGTTTACACTCTGGTACTTCAACTTCTGGTGCTGCCTCGCATGGGGGAGCGTGGTGACGTGGCCTTGGTCCATGCATGTGAGGAGAAACTGGAGAAGGTGTTCGATGTTTATGAGGAAAGATTATCAAAGAGCAGCTATCTGGCTGGAGAAGCTTTCACTCTGGCTGATCTGAGCCATCTTCCAGGGATAAGATATCTGATTGATGAAGCTAAATTGGGGCATTTGGTGTCTGAGAGGAAGAATGTGAATGCTTGGTGGAAACACATATCCAACAGGCCTGCTTGGAAGAAACTAATGAGCCTTGCTAGTGACTACTAG